The proteins below are encoded in one region of Pithys albifrons albifrons isolate INPA30051 chromosome 25, PitAlb_v1, whole genome shotgun sequence:
- the LOC139682675 gene encoding feather keratin Cos1-2-like: MSCYTPCLPCQPCGPTPLANSCNEPCVRQCQDSTVAIQPSPVVVTLPGPILSSFPQNTAVGSSTSAAVGSILSSQGVPINSGGFDLSGLGNGLCGRRCFPC, translated from the coding sequence ATGTCGTGCTACACCCcgtgcctgccctgccagccctgcggcCCGACCCCgctggccaacagctgcaatgagccctgtgtcaggcagtgccaggactcCACCGTGGCCATCCAGCCCTCCCCCGTGGTGGtgaccctgcccggccccatcctcagctccttccctcagaaCACCGCCGTGGGATCCTCCACCTCCGCTGCCgttggcagcatcctcagctctcAGGGAGTGCCCATCAACTCTGGGGGCTTTGACCTCTCTGGCCTTGGCAATGGCCTCTGTGGCAGGAGGTGCTTCCCCTGCTAA